From Macaca mulatta isolate MMU2019108-1 chromosome 3, T2T-MMU8v2.0, whole genome shotgun sequence, the proteins below share one genomic window:
- the LOC722116 gene encoding uncharacterized protein LOC722116: MCQTSCSPGCQPTCCIPSPCQASCYMPVSCQSSVCVPVSCTRIVCVAPSCQPFVCVPLSCRPIIYVTPSCQSSGCCQPPCTTVLCRPISCSAPSCC, encoded by the coding sequence ATGTGCCAAACCAGCTGCTCCCCAGGCTGCCAGCCAACCTGCTGCATACCCAGCCCCTGCCAGGCATCCTGCTACATGCCCGTGAGCTGCCAGTCCTCCGTGTGCGTGCCCGTGAGCTGCACGCGCATTGTGTGTGTGGCCCCCTCCTGCCAGCCCTTTGTGTGTGTGCCTTTGAGCTGCAGGCCTATCATATATGTGACTCCCTCCTGCCAGTCTTCTGGGTGTTGCCAGCCTCCCTGCACCACCGTCCTCTGCAGACCCATCTCCTGCAGCGCCCCTTCCTGCTGCTGA